A genomic window from Variovorax paradoxus includes:
- a CDS encoding winged helix DNA-binding domain-containing protein: MALPRAAREVLSLRALNRATLARQMLLARRRLTVTQAVERLAGLQAQAPNPPYIGLWSRLEGFQREQLTEAMRKRRIVRMSTMRATLHLMTASDALAWRPLLEPVHQRGLLGNHKKALDGIDRAAVVEAGRALLAERPHASAELGQALGLRWKGRETASLAGLIRNNVPLAHLPPAGTWNSHQSALLQPLDDWLGVIDAVPATQDDLLLRYLAAFGPATLADAGAWSGLTGWKAVAERLRPQLRVFTGEDGQELFDLSRAPRPDPDTPAPPRLVAEWDNLLLSHADRSRVLSEAHRARVFTVNGIVRGTVLLDGFVAGVWKIERAKNAATMVLEPFTRWSKADRAGVEKEALDLLAFASDGEGERHAVHLP; this comes from the coding sequence ATGGCGCTACCTCGGGCCGCACGAGAAGTTCTGAGCCTGCGCGCGCTGAACCGCGCCACGCTGGCGCGGCAGATGCTGCTGGCACGGCGCAGGCTGACGGTGACGCAAGCCGTCGAACGACTGGCCGGCCTGCAGGCACAGGCGCCGAACCCGCCTTACATCGGCCTCTGGAGCCGGCTCGAAGGCTTTCAACGCGAACAGCTGACCGAAGCAATGCGCAAGCGCCGCATCGTGCGCATGTCGACGATGCGCGCGACCTTGCACCTGATGACCGCGAGCGACGCGCTGGCGTGGCGTCCGCTGCTGGAGCCCGTGCACCAGCGCGGCCTGCTGGGCAATCACAAGAAGGCGCTCGACGGCATCGACCGTGCGGCGGTGGTCGAGGCGGGGCGTGCACTGCTCGCCGAACGGCCGCACGCCAGCGCCGAACTCGGGCAGGCTCTCGGCCTGCGATGGAAGGGCCGCGAGACGGCCTCGCTGGCCGGCCTGATCCGCAACAACGTGCCGCTGGCGCATCTGCCGCCCGCCGGCACCTGGAACTCGCACCAGAGCGCGCTGCTGCAGCCTCTCGACGACTGGCTGGGCGTTATCGATGCTGTCCCGGCCACGCAAGACGACCTGCTGCTGCGCTACCTCGCCGCCTTCGGCCCCGCCACGCTGGCCGACGCCGGCGCCTGGTCGGGCCTCACCGGATGGAAGGCCGTGGCCGAGCGCCTGCGGCCGCAGTTGCGCGTGTTTACCGGCGAAGACGGCCAGGAACTGTTCGACCTGTCCCGCGCGCCGCGCCCCGACCCCGACACGCCCGCACCGCCGCGCCTCGTGGCCGAGTGGGACAACCTGCTGCTCTCCCACGCCGACCGCAGCCGCGTGCTCAGCGAGGCGCACCGTGCCCGCGTGTTCACCGTCAACGGCATCGTGCGCGGCACGGTGCTGCTCGACGGGTTCGTGGCGGGCGTCTGGAAGATCGAGCGCGCGAAGAACGCCGCCACCATGGTGCTGGAGCCGTTCACGCGCTGGTCGAAGGCCGACCGCGCTGGTGTGGAGAAAGAAGCCCTCGACCTGCTGGCCTTTGCCTCCGACGGCGAGGGTGAACGCCATGCCGTGCATCTGCCTTGA
- a CDS encoding pseudouridine synthase, producing the protein MTEPSSPPTDAVRLNKRMAELKMCSRREADEWIANGWVKVNGKPAEMGVKVTPSDRIEIDKAAKGQQANQVTILINKPIGYVSGQAEDGHEPAVTLFTPQNRWAEDNARFFFNPQQLRGLAPCGRLDIDSIGLLVMTQDGRIARQLIGEDSVMEKEYLVRVAYHGLGQPAPTGQLVRMDDDDPITTNVQAVFPPAMLARLRHGLSLDGQPLKPARVEWQNPEQLRFVLTEGKKRQIRRMCELVGLKVVGLKRVRIGKVMLGNLPVGQWRYLGPHEKF; encoded by the coding sequence ATGACCGAGCCCTCTTCCCCCCCTACCGATGCCGTTCGCCTCAACAAGCGCATGGCCGAGCTCAAGATGTGCTCGCGCCGCGAGGCCGACGAGTGGATCGCCAACGGCTGGGTGAAGGTCAACGGCAAGCCGGCCGAGATGGGCGTGAAGGTCACGCCGTCCGACCGCATCGAGATCGACAAGGCCGCCAAGGGCCAGCAAGCGAACCAGGTCACCATCCTCATCAACAAGCCTATCGGCTACGTGAGCGGGCAGGCCGAGGACGGCCACGAGCCGGCGGTCACGCTGTTCACGCCGCAGAACCGCTGGGCGGAAGACAACGCGCGCTTCTTCTTCAACCCTCAGCAGCTGCGCGGCCTGGCGCCATGCGGCCGGCTCGACATCGACTCAATCGGCCTGCTGGTGATGACGCAGGACGGCCGCATCGCGCGCCAGCTCATCGGCGAAGACTCCGTGATGGAGAAGGAATACCTGGTGCGCGTGGCGTACCACGGCCTGGGCCAGCCCGCGCCCACCGGCCAGCTGGTGCGCATGGACGACGACGACCCCATCACCACCAACGTGCAGGCGGTCTTTCCACCGGCCATGCTGGCCAGGCTGCGACACGGCCTGAGCCTCGACGGCCAGCCGCTCAAGCCGGCGCGCGTCGAATGGCAGAACCCCGAGCAGCTGCGCTTCGTGCTCACCGAGGGCAAGAAGCGGCAGATCCGCCGCATGTGCGAGCTGGTCGGCCTGAAGGTTGTGGGGCTGAAGCGTGTGCGCATCGGCAAGGTGATGCTCGGCAACCTGCCAGTGGGCCAATGGCGCTACCTCGGGCCGCACGAGAAGTTCTGA
- a CDS encoding bifunctional nicotinamide-nucleotide adenylyltransferase/Nudix hydroxylase → MSTRKYQYAIVIGRFQPVHFGHQRLIEEGLRAADRVIVVVGSDRKPRSVKNPFTFDERERMVRACLRGTEQMRVSVVGVGDSPYNDQIWIASIQSAVERLIVQDGHAPAKARVALVGHLKDASSYYLKLFPHWEFVGQNSVESLNATDVRGLYFDPENRGQLARADLPDGTAAFLEQFTTTADYAELCEERAFLVDYRDKYRYAGSDFPPIYTTVDAIVVEAGHILLVQRKFHPGKGTWALPGGFVGQHERLQDAAIRELKEETRLKVPVPVLNGSMKASHVFDAPDRSQRGRTITHGFFFELAHNQWTGLSDVRADDDAAEVRWVPIAEFLDMQDHVYEDHFFIANHFLGGLGKN, encoded by the coding sequence GTGAGCACACGCAAGTACCAGTACGCCATCGTCATCGGGCGTTTCCAGCCCGTTCATTTCGGACATCAACGACTCATCGAAGAAGGCCTTCGCGCCGCCGATCGGGTCATCGTGGTGGTCGGCTCCGACCGCAAGCCACGCAGCGTCAAGAACCCCTTTACCTTCGACGAACGCGAACGCATGGTGCGCGCCTGCCTGCGCGGCACCGAGCAGATGCGCGTGAGCGTGGTCGGCGTGGGCGACTCGCCCTACAACGACCAGATCTGGATCGCGTCGATCCAGTCGGCGGTCGAACGGCTCATCGTGCAGGACGGCCATGCACCCGCCAAGGCCAGGGTGGCGCTGGTGGGGCACCTGAAGGACGCATCGAGCTACTACCTCAAGCTCTTTCCGCACTGGGAGTTCGTCGGCCAGAACAGCGTGGAAAGCCTGAACGCCACCGACGTGCGCGGCCTCTATTTCGACCCCGAGAACCGCGGCCAGCTCGCACGCGCCGACCTGCCCGACGGCACCGCGGCCTTTCTCGAACAGTTCACCACCACGGCCGACTACGCGGAGCTCTGCGAAGAGCGCGCCTTCCTCGTCGACTACCGCGACAAGTACCGCTATGCGGGCAGCGACTTTCCGCCGATCTACACCACGGTCGACGCCATCGTGGTCGAGGCCGGCCACATCCTGTTGGTGCAACGTAAGTTCCATCCCGGCAAGGGCACCTGGGCGCTGCCCGGCGGCTTCGTCGGTCAGCACGAGCGGCTGCAGGACGCGGCCATTCGCGAGCTGAAGGAAGAAACCCGGCTCAAGGTGCCTGTGCCCGTGCTCAACGGCAGCATGAAGGCCAGCCATGTGTTCGACGCGCCCGACCGCTCGCAGCGCGGCCGCACCATCACGCACGGCTTCTTCTTCGAGCTGGCGCACAACCAGTGGACGGGTCTTTCAGACGTGCGTGCCGACGACGACGCGGCCGAGGTGCGCTGGGTGCCGATTGCCGAGTTCCTCGACATGCAGGACCACGTCTACGAAGACCACTTCTTCATCGCGAATCATTTTTTGGGTGGCCTGGGCAAGAACTGA